A single region of the Theileria annulata chromosome 4, complete sequence, *** SEQUENCING IN PROGRESS *** genome encodes:
- a CDS encoding uncharacterized protein (Tap349h10.p1c.cand.69 - score = 61.62;~7 probable transmembrane helices predicted for TA07340 by TMHMM2.0 at aa 65-83, 104-126, 130-152, 173-195, 244-266, 705-724 and 739-761): MEEEKKPTENTESSSSDYFEKSIAEHDQKTFTHFDYPFQEEEDSDRSNKFSKLGKPFKFIFPDKYPLSWFGFHLFLIGTFFFFKCNAPDKNNVNMVLGSEHALGGLVSMIFIFSANALIHIAFMFIRFFYVVFILFTSSQCFFQLLDYITCIYNEYRYLLVNCILDRVCSRNPLSFALLNMLDPTLFYTLFASFQSMLWQVLIFRNESNDSLYYIDVFKNTEFGNIFVFDKSSMVWISYGVYLYVILSIRCLLLSVITFLFELGFLMSSNDSMKKYLDLYTKIRRFNILWISYSLTKPNLIELIESLNKYSRFEEVGKPKKSKHNDKLENAFKDRALEVLKDHNMTSGHFQKTARSLDLPTHVTESLINSSTNSRLKNWMLAYYVTKTSPCISLLHQDVVLKNENMINKVSEVLFDQIYATTNDYKDEDKMDSETMDNNYTALVNSDSCPAREDPKKKVDINITNIEELPVAIINTAIDLTANTAKDVKDTAKELMGLKEEAPGLDRKELKERISQQIKHRKSSTEPQEQELRPSGSEVINIGTPSSMVEPRKSRSILSSKIFKNEFKSSKNKGRTISVASQGITQIYDLRSVRETLLSEDLNIQDVINFRGPEIVDPKSSYDYIKTPIKYRYDRNDLFISRERLALFIPEEDLDKTINLIDISGHGRINFNIIKQALTNLFSSRKKFKRNLKGQQSVFRVVKRLISAVSWIISFVILSFMAGVKVEAIVVSGAAFLSALTVALSYMYTNFITSVIFVAFSNPYNVGDRVRLDNGEPLIVKKIRTYTTEFVSIHGKILIYQNSLLSTMKITNESRSETATLEIVFKIDDMTSDAKIEKLNKIINTAINCRPNDFVKDSAGIFGYHFFPGHCYEVALWLTCIESWGNWQRVYQLRTEVLQLVVRVCKELGIGYTLPTQPLHFKDSLEIASLK; encoded by the exons ATGGAAGAGGAAAAGAAACCGACGGAGAATACAGAAAGTTCATCCTCAGACTATTTTGAAAAGTCAATTGCCGAACATGATCAAAAAACTTTCACGCATTTTGACTACCCCTTCCAAGAGGAAGAGGACTCTGATCGCTCAAATAAATTCAGTAAATTAGGAAAACCAttcaaattcatatttCCGGATAAATATCCACTCTCCTGGTTTGGTTTTCACCTATTTCTTATCGGAACTTTCTtttttttcaaatgtaATGCTCCAGacaaaaataatgttaatatg GTTCTGGGAAGCGAACATGCTCTTGGAGGCCTTGTTTCCATGATTTTTATCTTCTCAGCTAACGCTCTAATACACATCGCATTTATGTTTATCAGGTTCTTTTATGTAGTTTTTATCTTATTTACCTCTAGTCAATGCTTTTTTCAACTACTAGACTATATAACATGCATTTATAACGAGTACAGATATTTGTTGGTTAATTGTATACTGGATAGAGTATGCTCAAGAAATCCCTTATCATTTGCACTGTTGAACATGCTCGATCCAACTCTTTTCTACACTCTTTTCGCCTCATTTCAGTCAATGCTGTGGCAAGTTCTGATATTCAGAA ACGAAAGTAATGATAGTCTTTACTATATTGACGTTTTTAAAAACACTGAATTCGGAAACATCTTTGTTTTTGACAAATCATCAATGGTTTGGATTTCTTACGGGGTTTACCTCTACGTCATTCTTTCCATAAGA TGTTTATTGTTGTCTGTTATTACCTTTTTGTTTGAGTTGGGCTTTTTAATGAGTTCTAACGATTCTATGAAGAAGTATTTGGACCTGTACACGAAGATCAGGAGGTTCAATATACTCTGGATATCGTACTCACTAACAAAGCCAAACCTAATTGAACTGATAGAGTCgttgaataaatattcGAGGTTTGAGGAGGTGGGAAAACCCAAGAAAAGCAAACATAACGATAAATTGGAAAATGCTTTCAAGGATCGCGCCCTTGAAGttttaaa GGATCATAACATGACTTCTGGGCATTTTCAAAAAACAGCCAGATCACTAG ATTTGCCAACTCATGTGACTGAATCTCTGATAAACAGTTCTACCAACTCAAGGTTAAAGAATTGGATGCTGGCTTACTACGTCACAAAAACCTCGCCCTGCATTTCACTTCTCCACCAGGATGTCGTTTTGAAGAACGAGAACATGATTAACAAGGTTTCTGAGGTTCTGTTTGACCAGATTTATGCAACCACAAACGACTACAAGGATGAGGATAAGATGGACAGCGAGACCATGGACAACAACTACACTGCATTGGTGAACTCCGACTCCTGTCCTGCCAGGGAAGATCCAAAGAAAAAGGTTGACATTAACATAACCAACATTGAGGAGTTGCCAGTCGCCATTATAAACACAGCCATAGACCTCACTGCAAATACTGCGAAGGACGTCAAGGACACAGCCAAGGAGTTGATGGGATTAAAGGAAGAAGCTCCTGGTTTAGATCGGAAAGAACTCAAGGAAAGAATATCACAACAGATCAAGCACAGGAAATCTTCAACTGAGCCAC agGAACAGGAGTTGAGGCCTTCTGGAAGCGAGGTGATAAACATTGGAACGCCCAGTTCAATGGTTGAACCGCGTAAGTCGAGGTCGATTTTGTCctctaaaatttttaaaaatgaatttaaaagCTCTAAAAATAAGGGCCGAACCATTAGTGTGGCCTCCCAAGGCATTACTCAAATTTATGACTTGAGGAGTGTTCGTGAAACTCTTTTAAGTGAGGACCTGAACATTCAAGACGTGATAAACTTCAGAGGTCCTGAGATTGTGGACCCTAAGTCCTCCTACGATTACATCAAAACACCCATCAAGTACAGATATGACCGGAACGATCTCTTCATTAGCAGGGAAAGGCTAGCTCTTTTCATTCCTGAGGAGGATCTTGACAAGACTATCAACCTTATAGATATTTCAGGCCATGGTAGGATCAACTTTAACATAATCAAACAAGCTCTCACTAACTTGTTCTCCTCAAGGAAAAAATTCAAACGAAACCTcaaa GGACAACAAAGTGTATTTAGAGTTGTAAAACGTTTAATATCGGCAGTTTCATGGATAATATCGTTTGTGATTTTATCTTTTATGGCTGGAGTGAAGGTCGAGGCGATCGTGGTTTCTGGCGCTGCTTTCCTGTCAGCTCTGACTGTGGCTCTGAGCTACATGTACACGAACTTTATAACTTCGGTCATTTTCGTGGCCTTTTCAAACCCTTACAACGTTGGAGATAGGGTCAGACTGGACAATGGAGAACCACTGATTGTTAAGAAAATCAGGACGTACACGACTGAATTTGTTTCTATTCACGGgaagattttaatttaccAAAACTCGCTCCTCTCCACCATGAAAATAACAAACGAGAGCAGGTCTGAGACTGCGACACTTGAAATAGTGTTTAAAATTGACGACATGACCTCCGACGCGAAAATTGAAAAGTTAAACAAGATAATCAACACTGCCATAAACTGCAGACCAAACGACTTTGTGAAGGACAGTGCTGGTATCTTCGGGTACCATTTTTTCCCTGGTCACTGTTATGAGGTTGCACTTTGGCTCACCTGTATTGAGAGCTGGGGGAACTGGCAACGCGTATATCAGCTCAGGACTGAAGTTTTACAGTTAGTTGTTAGAGTTTGTAAGGAGCTTGGAATTGGTTACACCCTTCCAACTCAGCCTCTACATTTCAAAGATTCGCTCGAAATCGCCTCCCTCAAATAG
- a CDS encoding uncharacterized protein (Tap349h10.p1c.C.cand.156 - score = 38.27): MGNKINFLPKISNKMAKNKKKAAKSSDFKEVKSRLGKAHLRKYKSSDEKLLSNLKNLKKSVKLLPQSITVKKDSLNVTSRRLTFQELVAKSRHTSENVRNHALMGFIEFIRRYQDEARENLYGLLQVCCGMLVSEYPRLRDSSKNLLVSILTTFCSDGKISEKLSEVIYLHLVQGLMASKSSDNLEYNDDINTIIGLIIDKFHYTLSFGYDVKLLNVLLEKQPSPISYKHFNCVYSLSKLTEFHSKSIVSYTINVLYNIINSENWSDETSPSTKAECNRTEIECLTTSSVVVKSFKLLVLNKDFLEKNDYKVVYLLLSADLQEFEHMTQKGKETFEKLFSELILLKAQLSINLLFEFDKHRIALLAPLIHLESVFTRLKPQEIVYILFLLFDNFNVRDLDWDLKLKSEFIPNILNFLQDSKLTQLDSLKSYLHQFKLNSGNFTEKIPQSFDGATEEIKCTLTKMVSEIVNNLFKYVESSPSVWPLLLYFKGISPSLFTQIFPKSTHWNFLHQGTVFSVFNGRFQQIPLDFDHLISNFIADSHNTNPHDYVNVLLEVCLYMSKVERGYEFYYKLTDLACLTEENYANLARIYLNLNSNERIIGFLSDHVLKLLKEQRYGMAKKMLEVLVYHVFNYTNRLDEFGRIIIQFDPQNDLLEKVNSFTTFLSKIIYEFGNNGDNGSVVTTQDKEEDRNEINDILEFGIKMLIDKYLLTLNKMEDDGLGGNSELVEKLLKDFYEKIGSNFKDREVIFKKIFTEYFGKDSIPNWLTSLPN, translated from the coding sequence ATGGGcaataaaataaactttTTGCCTAAAATTAGCAATAAAATGGCCAAAAATAAGAAGAAAGCGGCAAAGAGCTCTGACTTTAAAGAGGTTAAGAGTAGACTGGGAAAAGCACATTTACGTAAATATAAGTCTAGtgatgaaaaattattatcaaatttgaaaaatttgAAGAAGTCTGTGAAATTATTGCCGCAATCAATAACTGTAAAAAAGGACTCTCTGAACGTAACATCAAGACGTTTAACATTTCAGGAATTGGTCGCCAAATCAAGACATACCTCCGAAAATGTTAGAAATCATGCATTAATGGGCTTTATAGAGTTTATTAGGCGTTATCAGGATGAAGCAAGGGAAAACTTGTATGGCTTATTGCAGGTATGTTGTGGAATGTTGGTTTCGGAATACCCTAGACTACGGGACTCTTCCAAAAATTTGTTAGTCTCAATCTTGACTACATTTTGTTCTGATGGAAAAATCAGCGAAAAATTGAGCGAAGTGATATATTTACACCTGGTCCAGGGCTTGATGGCCTCCAAATCCTCTGATAATCTGGAGTATAATGATGATATAAATACCATCATAGGTTTGATAATTGACAAATTCCATTATACACTTTCTTTTGGATATGATGTTAAACTGTTAAATGTTTTACTGGAAAAACAACCCAGTCCAATTTCATATAAACACTTCAATTGCGTTTATTCACTCTCTAAACTTACAGAATTCCACTCAAAATCAATTGTTTCCTACACTATTAATGTACTTTATAACATAATTAACTCAGAAAATTGGTCCGACGAAACTAGCCCTTCCACTAAAGCTGAGTGCAACAGGACAGAAATTGAGTGCCTTACAACCTCATCTGTGGTAGTAAAGTCATTCAAATTACTGGTTTTGAATAAAGATTTCTTGGAAAAAAACGACTATAAGGTTGTTTACTTGCTTTTGAGCGCTGATTTGCAGGAGTTTGAACACATGACTCAGAAGGGAAAGGAAACGTTTGAAAAGTTATTTTCTGAGTTAATTCTTTTGAAGGCACAATTATcaatcaatttattatttgaatttgacAAACATCGTATCGCACTGTTGGCCCCTCTTATACATTTGGAATCTGTTTTTACTAGATTGAAACCGCAGGAAATAGTTTATATActttttttactttttgACAACTTCAATGTCAGGGATCTTGATTGGGATTTAAAGCTTAAATCTGAGTTTATTCCtaacattttaaactttttGCAGGATTCCAAACTGACTCAGTTGGACTCTTTAAAGAGCTATTTACATCAATTTAAACTGAACAGCGGTAATTTTACAGAAAAAATCCCACAGTCTTTTGATGGAGCAACAGAAGAGATAAAATGTACTTTGACAAAAATGGTGTCTGAGATTGTTAATAACTTGTTCAAATATGTGGAATCATCTCCAAGTGTGTGGCCTCtattgttatattttaagGGGATTTCGCCCAGCTTATTCACACAAATATTTCCCAAATCAACCCACTGGAATTTTCTACACCAGGGCACCGTGTTTTCAGTTTTTAATGGCCGTTTCCAGCAAATTCCTCTCGACTTTGATCACCTGATCAGTAATTTTATCGCAGACTCCCATAATACTAACCCTCACGACTATGTAAACGTTCTTTTGGAAGTGTGTCTTTACATGAGTAAAGTGGAAAGGGGGTATGAATTTTACTATAAATTGACTGATTTGGCATGTTTGACAGAGGAAAATTACGCTAATTTGGCCAGGATTTACCTTAACTTGAACTCAAATGAGAGGATAATTGGATTCTTGTCTGATCAcgtattaaaattattaaaggAACAAAGGTATGGAATGGCGAAGAAAATGCTCGAGGTGTTGGTATATCATGTgtttaattatacaaatcGACTTGACGAGTTTGGGagaattattatacaatttgaTCCTCAAAATGATTTACTGGAGAAAGTTAATTCATTCACGACATTTTTATCCAAAATCATATATGAATTTGGTAACAATGGTGATAACGGATCGGTGGTTACAACTCAAGATAAAGAAGAAGACAGAAATGAGATAAATGATATTTTGGAGTTTggaattaaaatgttaattgataaatacTTACTAACACTAAACAAAATGGAAGATGATGGGCTAGGTGGGAATAGTGAATTAGTGGAGAAATTGTTGAAGgatttttatgaaaaaataggctcaaattttaaagatagagaagtaatttttaaaaaaatctTTACCGAATATTTTGGCAAGGATTCCATTCCAAATTGGCTAACATCGCTACCCAATTAA
- a CDS encoding bromodomain containing protein, putative (Tap349h10.p1c.cand.68 - score = 118.75): protein MPKIASFRRAYGEGELGSGVEWENVALEAIRALKELPQAHWFLKDPEKSFRGYKTIIKNPIWLNKIEQKAVGKIYKIPMQFKADMALLFKNAKMFNKVDTIPYKDVVLLEEQFDSMWPCIVKAFQKSAKLNS from the coding sequence ATGCCTAAGATAGCATCTTTTAGAAGAGCATATGGAGAGGGTGAGCTAGGATCAGGAGTAGAGTGGGAGAATGTAGCATTGGAGGCTATTAGAGCATTGAAGGAGCTACCTCAAGCACACTGGTTCCTGAAGGATCCAGAAAAATCATTCAGAGGATACAAAACGATTATCAAAAACCCAATTTGGTTAAATAAAATCGAGCAAAAGGCAGTGGgaaaaatatacaaaatacCCATGCAGTTCAAGGCAGACATGGCACTCCTGTTCAAAAACGCCAAGATGTTCAACAAGGTCGATACGATACCGTATAAAGACGTTGTTCTACTGGAAGAACAGTTTGATTCAATGTGGCCATGCATTGTCAAGGCATTTCAAAAATCAGCGAAACTCAATTCTTAA